From Methanobacterium congolense, one genomic window encodes:
- a CDS encoding EFR1 family ferrodoxin (N-terminal region resembles flavodoxins. C-terminal ferrodoxin region binds two 4Fe-4S clusters.), with amino-acid sequence MSMKNVDLYYFSGTGNTRLVVERMVEIFGKNGVDAALKKIEDSRPEDVDLDHTLGIGFPVAILSTYSFVWDFINALPESPGTEVFMLDTLGGYSGGIVGPLRNILEKKGYKPIGACEIVMPLNIFYIQDRAVCDEKVKKGLQRAEKYAYALIEGKSQWGRVPILSDAMKTVSMGGLKLAAWGPHQRYLKFRVNQSLCNGCGTCADLCPVGNIKMDEHPVTGDNCQYCMRCASFCPRGAIPCFINYRGKTYAAMKPGEMLK; translated from the coding sequence ATGAGCATGAAAAACGTTGATCTCTACTACTTCTCAGGCACAGGAAACACCAGACTCGTTGTTGAGAGGATGGTTGAAATTTTCGGGAAAAATGGAGTTGATGCCGCCCTGAAGAAAATAGAAGATTCCCGACCTGAAGATGTGGATTTGGACCACACATTGGGGATAGGATTTCCAGTTGCAATACTTTCAACCTACAGTTTCGTATGGGACTTCATAAATGCACTTCCAGAATCCCCGGGGACTGAAGTGTTCATGTTGGACACCCTTGGAGGATACTCCGGGGGAATCGTTGGACCCCTGAGGAATATCCTTGAGAAGAAGGGATACAAACCCATTGGAGCCTGTGAAATAGTAATGCCCCTGAACATATTCTACATCCAGGACAGGGCTGTTTGTGATGAAAAGGTTAAAAAGGGGCTGCAAAGGGCTGAAAAATATGCGTATGCATTGATCGAAGGTAAAAGTCAGTGGGGACGCGTTCCAATCCTTTCTGATGCCATGAAAACAGTTTCAATGGGTGGTCTGAAGCTTGCAGCCTGGGGGCCACACCAGAGGTACCTTAAGTTCAGGGTAAACCAGTCCCTTTGTAACGGATGTGGAACCTGTGCAGATCTCTGTCCAGTTGGAAACATAAAAATGGATGAACATCCAGTTACAGGGGACAACTGTCAGTACTGCATGCGCTGTGCTTCATTCTGTCCTCGCGGTGCAATTCCATGTTTCATCAATTACAGGGGCAAAACCTACGCTGCCATGAAGCCTGGTGAAATGCTTAAATGA